One window of Thermococcus sp. genomic DNA carries:
- a CDS encoding extracellular solute-binding protein: MGKKPLSIAMVFVLVLAVVAAGCISGGGTSTTQTSTSSSGQATTTSQTTTTSQKPVEVVIYGQWGGVEGQNFESALKVYEQEHPNVKIKYVVQSKLRDSVLTELATGSPSFDIAILPWPALIKELGQKGQLEPMNNVVNAYNGEIQKDLLNMVTVGNTYYAVPIKAWAKPGIWYNVHDFEKYNLEPPKTLDQLKQDCKIFKENGIQPMASGAADKWPLSDIFEAVLIRVGGPQLHNDLMLHKVKWTDPRVLEAFKILRDLIKEGCYGNPQTAIGEKWEAQVPRLANGQVAMYFMGNWIVLMLEKEGAKPGTDFGLIPFPVINQSAKFAIVAGGDWVVIPKNAPHKEAAMELAKWLAGPQYQGIMVKKKGYLAPNLKVPLSAYDPTDAKVVEWMKEYGIVPDLDDNAPPGFQPIIWNKLFEFWANPDNYKQIAEQLEQYAEQYYKS; this comes from the coding sequence ATGGGAAAGAAACCCCTGAGCATTGCCATGGTTTTTGTTCTTGTACTCGCCGTTGTTGCGGCGGGGTGCATTTCGGGAGGAGGAACCTCCACAACCCAAACAAGCACATCCAGCTCCGGACAGGCAACCACGACCAGTCAGACAACCACCACATCCCAGAAGCCTGTTGAAGTAGTTATTTACGGACAGTGGGGTGGGGTGGAGGGCCAGAACTTTGAGAGCGCTCTCAAGGTGTACGAGCAGGAGCACCCAAACGTCAAGATAAAGTATGTTGTGCAGTCAAAACTTAGAGATTCCGTTCTCACAGAACTCGCAACAGGCTCGCCATCCTTTGATATCGCAATTCTGCCGTGGCCGGCCCTTATAAAGGAACTTGGCCAGAAAGGACAGCTTGAACCCATGAATAACGTTGTTAACGCTTACAACGGAGAGATTCAAAAGGACCTCCTCAACATGGTCACCGTTGGAAACACATACTATGCAGTTCCAATTAAAGCCTGGGCCAAGCCAGGGATATGGTACAACGTCCACGACTTTGAGAAGTACAACTTGGAGCCACCCAAGACCCTAGACCAGCTCAAACAGGATTGTAAAATTTTCAAGGAAAACGGGATACAGCCCATGGCCAGTGGTGCCGCCGACAAGTGGCCACTTTCCGACATCTTTGAAGCGGTTCTTATTAGGGTTGGTGGACCCCAGCTCCACAACGACCTCATGCTTCACAAGGTCAAGTGGACAGACCCGCGCGTTCTTGAGGCTTTCAAGATACTCCGCGACCTCATAAAGGAGGGCTGCTACGGCAATCCCCAGACTGCTATAGGTGAGAAGTGGGAGGCGCAGGTCCCGAGGCTCGCCAACGGCCAGGTAGCCATGTACTTCATGGGGAACTGGATTGTCCTCATGCTTGAGAAGGAAGGAGCCAAACCCGGAACTGACTTTGGACTAATACCGTTCCCGGTCATAAACCAGAGCGCCAAGTTCGCCATTGTCGCCGGTGGAGACTGGGTCGTCATTCCGAAGAACGCTCCCCACAAAGAGGCGGCTATGGAGCTGGCAAAGTGGCTAGCCGGACCTCAGTACCAGGGGATCATGGTGAAGAAGAAGGGCTACCTCGCCCCGAACCTTAAGGTTCCCCTTAGTGCTTATGACCCAACGGACGCCAAGGTCGTTGAGTGGATGAAGGAGTACGGCATTGTGCCGGACCTTGACGACAATGCACCGCCAGGATTCCAGCCCATAATCTGGAACAAGCTCTTCGAGTTCTGGGCCAACCCGGACAACTACAAGCAGATAGCTGAACAGCTCGAACAATACGCGGAGCAGTACTACAAGTCATGA